Proteins encoded in a region of the Dehalogenimonas sp. THU2 genome:
- a CDS encoding DegV family protein, with amino-acid sequence MTVKVVTDTTADLPPALAAELGITVIPLYLRFGEQVYRDHVDITQDEFYARLPVDPVHPNTSQPSPQDFLDVYEKLAVDTDGIISIHISKKLSGTWDSAIQAKAMLGGKTAVTVIDSQSVSMGLGLLAVMAGRMAKQGAKLEEIAAAVEKAVPQMHLLGIFDTLKYLAAGGRIGKAKALVGSILSVKPVLTVKDGEMHPAGQVRSRAKGIERLLEWANGFDNVEEFAVVHTTTPDEAEMMAGRLTAKLPREKIIVSRLGAVLGAHAGPGTLFVVARTKG; translated from the coding sequence TACCGACACCACCGCCGACCTGCCCCCGGCTCTCGCCGCCGAACTGGGAATCACAGTCATCCCGTTGTATTTACGCTTCGGCGAACAGGTATACCGGGATCACGTGGACATCACCCAGGACGAATTCTATGCCCGTCTCCCCGTCGATCCGGTGCATCCAAACACCTCACAGCCGTCACCTCAGGATTTCCTTGACGTATATGAGAAACTGGCGGTTGATACCGACGGCATAATTTCCATCCATATTTCTAAGAAGCTCAGCGGTACCTGGGATTCGGCGATACAGGCGAAGGCGATGCTGGGCGGTAAAACCGCTGTCACTGTCATCGATTCCCAATCGGTATCCATGGGGCTGGGTCTCCTGGCTGTTATGGCCGGGCGGATGGCCAAGCAGGGCGCCAAGCTGGAAGAAATCGCCGCCGCGGTTGAAAAAGCCGTGCCTCAGATGCACCTGTTAGGCATCTTCGACACCCTGAAATACCTGGCGGCCGGCGGGCGTATTGGAAAAGCCAAGGCACTGGTGGGATCGATACTATCCGTCAAACCGGTCCTCACCGTCAAAGACGGCGAGATGCATCCGGCGGGACAAGTCAGGAGCCGGGCTAAAGGTATCGAACGCCTGTTGGAATGGGCGAATGGGTTCGACAATGTCGAGGAGTTCGCCGTAGTGCATACCACCACTCCGGACGAAGCCGAGATGATGGCTGGACGCCTGACCGCAAAGTTGCCCCGGGAAAAGATCATCGTCTCCCGGCTGGGAGCGGTGCTGGGGGCCCACGCAGGCCCAGGGACCTTGTTCGTGGTGGCGCGGACTAAAGGATAA